One genomic region from uncultured Subdoligranulum sp. encodes:
- a CDS encoding replication initiator protein A produces MTNTIYIHQPEKAFSFTRLPNFLFEAPTFQPLSNEAKVLYAFVLRRAELSRKNGWADEYGRVYLYYPICEVVALLRCGRQKAVNTLRELQYAGLVEIQKQGCGKPNRIYPKSYEAVPNTDFKKSGYGTPEG; encoded by the coding sequence ATGACAAACACGATTTATATTCACCAGCCGGAAAAGGCGTTCAGTTTCACCCGGCTCCCCAATTTCCTTTTTGAAGCACCCACATTCCAGCCCTTGAGCAACGAAGCGAAGGTGCTGTATGCCTTTGTCCTGCGCCGGGCGGAGTTGTCCCGGAAGAACGGCTGGGCGGACGAGTACGGGCGGGTCTACCTGTACTACCCCATCTGCGAGGTGGTCGCTTTGCTCCGCTGCGGGCGGCAGAAAGCGGTCAACACCCTGCGGGAGTTGCAGTATGCGGGGCTGGTGGAAATCCAGAAACAGGGCTGTGGAAAACCCAACCGCATTTACCCGAAATCCTATGAAGCGGTTCCAAACACCGACTTCAAGAAATCCGGTTATGGTACGCCGGAGGGCTGA
- a CDS encoding recombinase family protein, whose product MNNRIDAIYARQSVDKKDSISIESQIEFCKYELKGGNCKEYTDKGYSGKNTDRPKFQELVRDIKRGLIAKVVVYKLDRISRSILDFANMMELFQQYNVEFVSSTEKFDTSTPMGRAMLNICIVFAQLERETIQKRVTDAYYSRSQRGFKMGGKAPYGFHTEPIKMDGINTKKLVVNPEEAANIRLMFEMYAQPTTSYGDITRYFAEQGILFHGKELIRPTLAQMLRNPVYVQADLDVYEFFKSQGTVIVNDVADFTGMNGCYLYQGRDVKASKKNDLKDQMLVLAPHEGIVPSDTWLTCRKKLMNNMKIQSARKATHTWLAGKIKCGNCGYALMSIYNPSGKQYLRCTKRLDNKSCPGCGKIITSELEAVVYQQMVKKLASYKTLTGKKKAAKANPKITALQVELAHVDSEIEKLVDSLTGANNVLFSYVNVKIAELDGRKQELLARIAELTVEAISPEQVSQISGYLDTWENVSFDDKRRVVDLMITTIAATSDSLNITWKI is encoded by the coding sequence ATGAACAATCGGATAGACGCAATCTATGCAAGACAATCGGTAGACAAAAAGGACAGCATTTCCATTGAAAGCCAGATTGAATTTTGCAAATACGAGTTGAAAGGCGGTAACTGCAAGGAATACACAGACAAAGGGTACAGCGGCAAGAACACAGACCGTCCGAAGTTTCAAGAACTGGTGCGGGACATCAAGCGGGGCTTGATTGCAAAGGTCGTGGTTTACAAGCTCGACCGTATCAGCCGTTCCATTCTGGACTTTGCCAACATGATGGAGCTGTTCCAGCAGTACAATGTGGAGTTTGTGTCCTCTACGGAAAAGTTTGATACCTCCACGCCGATGGGACGGGCCATGCTGAATATCTGTATCGTGTTCGCCCAGCTTGAACGGGAAACGATACAGAAGCGGGTAACGGACGCTTACTACTCCCGCAGTCAGCGGGGCTTTAAGATGGGCGGGAAAGCCCCTTACGGCTTCCATACGGAGCCTATCAAGATGGACGGTATCAACACAAAGAAGCTGGTGGTAAACCCGGAGGAAGCGGCCAATATCCGGCTGATGTTTGAGATGTACGCCCAGCCCACAACTTCCTACGGGGACATTACCCGGTACTTTGCCGAACAGGGGATTTTGTTCCATGGCAAAGAGCTGATACGCCCCACGCTGGCGCAGATGTTACGCAATCCTGTCTATGTGCAGGCAGACCTTGATGTGTACGAATTTTTCAAAAGTCAAGGTACAGTCATTGTCAATGACGTTGCCGATTTTACGGGCATGAACGGCTGCTATCTGTATCAAGGGCGAGATGTAAAGGCCAGCAAGAAAAACGACTTAAAAGACCAAATGCTGGTACTGGCTCCCCATGAGGGTATCGTCCCCTCCGACACCTGGCTGACCTGCCGCAAGAAGCTGATGAACAACATGAAAATCCAGTCTGCCCGGAAAGCCACCCACACATGGCTGGCAGGAAAAATCAAGTGCGGGAATTGCGGGTATGCTCTTATGAGTATCTACAATCCCTCCGGCAAACAGTATCTCCGCTGCACGAAACGGCTGGACAATAAAAGCTGTCCTGGCTGTGGGAAAATCATCACTTCGGAACTGGAAGCGGTTGTTTATCAGCAGATGGTAAAGAAGCTGGCAAGCTACAAGACGCTGACAGGAAAAAAGAAAGCGGCAAAGGCAAACCCGAAAATCACCGCCCTGCAAGTGGAACTTGCCCATGTAGACAGCGAGATTGAAAAGCTGGTGGACAGTCTGACGGGGGCAAACAATGTCCTGTTCTCCTATGTGAATGTGAAGATAGCGGAACTGGACGGGCGCAAGCAGGAACTTCTGGCAAGGATAGCGGAGTTGACTGTGGAGGCCATCAGCCCGGAACAGGTCAGCCAGATTTCCGGCTACCTCGATACCTGGGAGAATGTATCTTTTGATGACAAGCGGCGTGTGGTGGATTTGATGATCACCACCATAGCCGCCACAAGCGACAGCTTGAACATCACATGGAAAATCTGA
- a CDS encoding class B sortase — protein sequence MRSFRGDSRLVQPPARGWLVLSIVLVLAGLGFLGLFGYEQYGYLRSDRYYMELQQTAQTGAPAGETGSKIDFAALQAINPDTAAWLEMPGLSLALPVVQAQDNQTWLHQGFDGQPSPEGCLFFGVSSGEEPELYRVIYGHNLHTGSMFSGLTAYREAAFFQDYPTFTLCTPQGDETWQIFSCHDATDTEELYRTERTSGEDYDAFVATLKAASLYDTGIEVPQGAQVLTLSTCSTSYGSGLDRFVVHAFRVC from the coding sequence ATGAGAAGTTTTCGCGGTGACAGCCGCCTGGTCCAGCCGCCGGCCAGAGGCTGGCTTGTGCTGAGCATCGTGCTGGTGCTGGCGGGGCTGGGGTTTCTGGGCCTGTTCGGCTATGAGCAGTACGGCTATCTGAGAAGCGACCGCTATTATATGGAGCTGCAGCAGACAGCGCAGACCGGTGCACCCGCCGGCGAAACGGGCAGCAAGATTGATTTTGCGGCGCTGCAGGCCATCAATCCGGACACCGCCGCCTGGCTGGAGATGCCGGGACTTTCGCTGGCGCTGCCGGTGGTGCAGGCACAGGACAACCAGACCTGGCTGCACCAGGGATTCGACGGCCAGCCCTCCCCCGAGGGTTGTCTGTTTTTCGGGGTGTCGAGTGGAGAGGAACCGGAGCTTTACCGGGTAATCTACGGTCACAACCTGCACACCGGTTCGATGTTCAGCGGGCTGACCGCCTACCGGGAGGCGGCGTTCTTCCAGGACTATCCCACCTTCACCCTCTGCACGCCCCAGGGGGACGAGACCTGGCAGATTTTCTCCTGCCACGACGCCACCGATACCGAGGAACTCTACCGCACCGAACGTACCAGCGGCGAGGACTACGACGCCTTTGTGGCAACCCTGAAAGCTGCGTCCCTCTACGATACCGGCATAGAGGTGCCTCAGGGGGCCCAGGTGCTGACGCTCTCCACCTGTTCTACCAGCTATGGAAGCGGACTGGATCGCTTTGTGGTCCACGCATTCCGGGTGTGTTGA
- a CDS encoding sugar O-acetyltransferase: MTVQEKMHNVSLYLPNDPSIVEEQTRCLEKLYDYNQTRPGEGARRTALLQEMFAEFGEGSYIEPPLHANFGGKFVHFGKNVYANFNLTLVDDTHIYVGDCTMFGPNVTVATAGHPILPQLRAQGYQYNAAVHIGKNCWIGAGAILLPGITLGDNVVVGAGSVVTKDLPDNVVAVGNPCRVLRPITDNDREYYFRQHPIDPALLR, encoded by the coding sequence ATGACCGTACAGGAAAAGATGCACAATGTATCGCTGTATCTGCCCAACGACCCGTCCATCGTGGAGGAGCAGACCCGGTGCCTGGAAAAACTCTATGACTATAACCAGACCCGCCCCGGGGAAGGGGCCAGGCGCACGGCGCTGCTGCAAGAGATGTTCGCCGAGTTCGGCGAGGGCAGCTACATCGAACCGCCGCTGCACGCCAACTTCGGGGGCAAGTTTGTCCACTTCGGCAAAAATGTCTACGCCAACTTCAACCTGACCCTGGTGGATGACACCCACATCTATGTGGGGGACTGCACGATGTTCGGCCCCAACGTGACGGTGGCCACGGCGGGCCATCCCATTCTGCCCCAGCTGCGGGCCCAGGGCTACCAGTACAACGCGGCGGTGCACATCGGCAAAAACTGCTGGATCGGCGCCGGGGCCATTCTCCTGCCGGGGATCACGCTGGGTGACAACGTGGTGGTGGGCGCCGGCAGTGTGGTGACGAAGGATCTGCCCGACAATGTGGTGGCGGTGGGCAATCCCTGCCGGGTGCTGCGGCCCATCACCGACAACGACCGGGAATACTACTTCAGACAGCATCCCATCGACCCGGCGCTTCTGCGGTAA
- a CDS encoding carbohydrate kinase: protein MKDVVALGELLIDFAPVSTDEAGYPTLKAQPGGAPGNFLAALQKYGCATALIGKVGDDAFGHLLKGTLDEIGIDTTGLVVDPAVFTTLAFVTLDATGNRSFSFARKPGADTCLTGDEVDKALLDDCKVFHFGTLSLTSEPARSATQAAVAYAKEQGKLISFDPNLRKPLWPSDEAAKEQIEWGLRQADIVKISDEEIEFLWGISPEEGAQKLLKEYGVRLVYATLGPKGCHVANRNGSCEVPSPTGLHVIDTTGAGDIFGGSAMSQFLRLGKAPEELTVEELRAITRFACCAASLSTQTHGGINSVVPEAEVRAIF, encoded by the coding sequence ATGAAAGACGTTGTAGCATTGGGCGAACTGCTCATTGACTTTGCACCTGTTTCCACCGACGAGGCGGGCTATCCCACCCTGAAAGCCCAGCCCGGCGGCGCGCCCGGCAACTTCCTGGCGGCGCTGCAGAAGTACGGCTGCGCCACGGCGCTCATCGGCAAGGTGGGCGATGATGCCTTCGGGCATCTGCTGAAGGGCACGCTGGACGAGATCGGCATCGACACCACCGGTCTCGTGGTGGACCCGGCGGTCTTCACCACGCTGGCCTTTGTCACGCTGGACGCCACCGGCAACCGGTCCTTCAGCTTTGCCCGCAAGCCCGGTGCCGACACCTGCCTGACCGGCGACGAGGTGGACAAGGCCCTGCTGGACGACTGCAAGGTCTTCCACTTCGGCACCTTGAGCCTCACCAGTGAACCGGCCCGCTCCGCTACGCAGGCAGCGGTGGCCTACGCCAAGGAGCAGGGCAAGCTCATCAGCTTTGACCCCAACCTGCGCAAACCCCTGTGGCCCAGCGACGAGGCTGCCAAGGAGCAAATCGAGTGGGGCCTGCGCCAGGCGGATATCGTCAAGATCAGCGACGAGGAGATCGAATTCCTGTGGGGCATCTCCCCCGAGGAGGGTGCCCAGAAGCTGCTGAAGGAGTACGGCGTGCGTCTGGTCTACGCGACCTTAGGCCCCAAGGGCTGCCATGTGGCCAACCGCAACGGCAGCTGCGAAGTGCCCTCTCCCACGGGGCTGCATGTCATCGATACCACCGGCGCCGGGGATATCTTCGGCGGAAGCGCCATGAGCCAGTTCCTGCGGCTGGGCAAGGCCCCCGAGGAGCTGACGGTGGAGGAACTGCGCGCCATCACCCGGTTCGCCTGCTGCGCGGCCAGCCTGTCCACCCAGACCCACGGCGGCATCAACAGCGTGGTGCCCGAGGCGGAAGTCCGGGCCATCTTCTGA
- a CDS encoding helix-turn-helix domain-containing protein, whose amino-acid sequence MSLSIQERLKDLRVERGLTLGQLAEQTGLSKSALGSYETEDFKDISHYALIRLAKFYGVTADYLLGLSEMKNHPNADLADLRLSDEMIDLLKSGRIDNTLLCELAAHPDFPRLMADLEIYVNGTALKQAQGANAIVDTMSATVIKKHNPGMSDTQLRQLITAHIDEDEFCRYVIQRDINGIALALRETHKDDFFSVPEDNPLKEMLETAGEIVSQDSDTEQAYLAFICKRLKLNFRKLSVEERKWLKKIAEKSDLLKNPKPQRGRR is encoded by the coding sequence ATGTCTTTATCCATACAAGAGCGATTAAAAGACCTACGTGTGGAGCGTGGCTTGACGCTGGGGCAGCTTGCGGAGCAGACCGGGCTTTCCAAGTCTGCGCTGGGCAGTTACGAAACGGAAGACTTCAAGGACATCAGCCACTATGCCCTTATCCGGCTGGCGAAGTTTTACGGTGTGACCGCTGATTATCTGCTGGGGCTGTCTGAAATGAAAAATCACCCAAACGCCGATCTTGCAGACCTGCGTTTGAGTGATGAAATGATTGACCTGCTGAAAAGCGGGAGGATAGACAATACCCTGCTGTGTGAGCTGGCGGCGCACCCGGATTTCCCCCGGCTGATGGCTGACCTTGAAATCTATGTGAACGGAACGGCACTGAAACAGGCGCAGGGTGCAAACGCCATAGTGGACACGATGAGCGCAACTGTTATAAAAAAGCATAATCCTGGCATGAGTGATACGCAGTTAAGACAGCTTATCACCGCCCATATTGATGAGGACGAGTTTTGCCGCTATGTGATACAACGGGACATAAACGGGATTGCCCTTGCTCTGCGGGAAACACACAAGGACGATTTTTTCAGCGTCCCAGAGGATAACCCGCTAAAAGAAATGCTGGAAACTGCTGGTGAAATCGTCAGCCAGGACAGCGACACGGAACAAGCGTACTTGGCGTTTATCTGCAAACGGCTCAAGCTGAATTTTAGGAAGCTGTCAGTAGAAGAACGGAAGTGGCTGAAAAAGATTGCGGAAAAATCCGACTTGCTGAAGAATCCAAAACCGCAGAGAGGACGAAGATAA
- a CDS encoding permease of phosphate ABC transporter, protein MKKLFALADRYLQESDWKTMAMLKFCLLGLGIAVGAMVPSKYKKTAVAVGLPLFFVTYLPLMAKLIHLAAEQKAEDLEEDYV, encoded by the coding sequence ATGAAAAAACTGTTTGCACTGGCCGACCGGTATCTGCAGGAGTCCGACTGGAAGACGATGGCAATGCTCAAATTCTGCCTGCTGGGGCTGGGCATCGCCGTGGGGGCGATGGTGCCGTCCAAATACAAAAAGACGGCGGTGGCCGTGGGGCTGCCCCTCTTCTTTGTGACCTACCTGCCCCTGATGGCCAAGCTCATCCATCTGGCGGCGGAACAGAAGGCGGAGGACCTGGAGGAGGACTACGTATGA
- the mobV gene encoding MobV family relaxase, with protein MAQHAILRFEKHKGHPAGPLEAHHERKKEQYASNPDIDTSRSKYNFHIVKPDGRYYHFIQSRIEQARCRTRKDSTRFVDTLITASPEFFKGKSPKEIAAYFQRAADFLIDRVGRENIVSAMVHMDEKTPHLHLVFVPLTKDNRLCAKEIIGNRANLTKWQDDFHACMVEQYPDLERGESASKTGRKHIPTRLFKQAVNLSKQARAIEAVLSGITPLNAGKKKEEALSMLKKWFPQMENFSGQLKKYKVTINDLLAENEKLEVRAKASEKGKMNDTMERAKLKSELDDMRRLVDRIPPEILAELKRQQRQHGKER; from the coding sequence ATGGCACAACACGCAATTTTGCGATTTGAGAAGCACAAGGGCCACCCGGCGGGGCCGCTGGAAGCCCACCATGAACGGAAAAAGGAGCAGTACGCCAGCAACCCGGACATTGACACCAGCCGGAGCAAGTACAATTTCCACATCGTCAAGCCGGATGGCCGCTACTACCATTTCATTCAGAGCCGCATCGAGCAGGCCAGATGCCGCACCCGCAAGGACAGCACTCGGTTTGTGGACACGCTGATTACCGCCAGCCCGGAGTTTTTCAAGGGCAAGTCCCCAAAGGAGATAGCGGCCTACTTCCAGAGGGCGGCGGACTTCCTCATTGACCGGGTGGGCCGGGAGAACATCGTTTCGGCTATGGTACACATGGATGAAAAAACGCCCCATCTGCACTTGGTCTTTGTGCCGCTGACAAAGGACAACCGCCTGTGCGCCAAAGAAATTATCGGCAACCGGGCCAATCTGACGAAGTGGCAGGACGATTTTCACGCCTGTATGGTGGAGCAGTACCCCGACCTGGAGCGTGGGGAAAGCGCCAGCAAGACGGGCCGGAAGCATATCCCCACCCGGCTGTTCAAACAGGCGGTCAACCTCTCCAAACAGGCGAGGGCCATTGAAGCGGTTCTCTCCGGCATTACCCCGCTGAACGCCGGAAAGAAGAAAGAGGAAGCCCTCTCCATGCTGAAAAAGTGGTTTCCGCAGATGGAGAACTTCTCCGGGCAACTGAAAAAATACAAGGTCACAATCAATGACTTGTTAGCGGAAAATGAAAAGCTGGAAGTCAGGGCAAAGGCCAGCGAAAAAGGCAAGATGAATGACACGATGGAACGGGCGAAGTTAAAAAGCGAACTGGACGATATGCGGCGGCTGGTTGACCGTATCCCGCCGGAGATTTTAGCGGAACTGAAACGGCAACAGCGGCAGCATGGAAAGGAAAGGTGA
- a CDS encoding SpaA isopeptide-forming pilin-related protein, with amino-acid sequence MKRKEIVRAGWAKCLLLLGMVWVLVGMWALPARAQNTVDNYSYPGYNPSASGYIDLMHYMKQITMTVNGQEYTPQELQALKDAGTPLTLGIGDSASFNFRFALCGRAYQADDPTELDENASTHVTYSNGTTYLNGETVAPGATGILDDSSLMVDNRTAEGSYLRMDISWLLKYCPDGFTIDYTEGGVSFEQRDQYLYVYFPAGIGQDTYADPGYFSIGVTLGETLDEIRIPGTDGYYVPGSDDWVFPVVAVNSLEEMVGTISTYGDIHVKKVWQTGGQSHPDAKIVLHYKENGQDEVSDRILHGDTAQATFTIRSGMTDCWVEEDMTGLDGYTSTLSVSEDGTTYTFTNTSSKTVTISKRSLSGTEELPGAQMELYCLSTDGTATLIDSWTSGSDPHTVALNPGRFNLHEELAPAGYAVSQDIPFTVREDLTVQLDGDTGTLEGDTLIVTDKPLTVKFAKVDSAGNPLAGAVLTLTDKTDGKEIDRWTTTTEPHEISIQTEEGTVLVAGHTYLLHEESAPEGYLLAEDVEFVFNGDGTIPNHGYATVTMEDRSETPPTATPPAETPTPKTPGDTTPPERVQTGDSPWMWVWLALGIVCLCAGAVTGLFYYRRSHIPAYWRLGMRDE; translated from the coding sequence ATGAAGCGGAAAGAAATCGTGCGGGCAGGCTGGGCAAAGTGCCTGCTGCTGTTGGGTATGGTGTGGGTACTGGTGGGGATGTGGGCACTGCCTGCCAGGGCGCAGAATACGGTGGACAACTATTCTTATCCCGGTTATAATCCGTCTGCCAGCGGGTACATTGACCTGATGCATTACATGAAGCAGATCACCATGACGGTGAACGGCCAGGAGTATACCCCTCAGGAACTGCAGGCGCTGAAAGACGCCGGCACGCCCCTGACACTGGGCATCGGGGATTCGGCCTCCTTCAATTTCCGATTCGCGCTGTGCGGTCGGGCCTACCAGGCCGATGACCCCACCGAGCTGGATGAAAATGCCTCCACCCATGTGACATACAGCAACGGTACCACCTATCTGAACGGGGAGACCGTCGCACCCGGTGCTACCGGCATTCTGGATGATTCCTCCCTGATGGTGGACAACCGCACCGCCGAGGGCAGCTACCTGCGGATGGACATCAGCTGGCTGCTGAAATACTGCCCCGACGGATTCACCATCGACTATACCGAGGGTGGTGTCTCCTTTGAACAGCGGGACCAGTACCTCTATGTCTACTTCCCGGCGGGCATCGGCCAGGACACCTACGCCGACCCGGGCTATTTTTCCATCGGCGTGACGCTGGGGGAAACGCTGGACGAGATCCGCATCCCCGGCACCGACGGCTACTATGTACCTGGCAGCGATGACTGGGTGTTCCCCGTGGTGGCGGTGAATTCCCTGGAGGAAATGGTGGGTACCATCAGCACCTATGGGGACATCCATGTGAAAAAGGTCTGGCAGACCGGCGGGCAGTCCCACCCCGACGCCAAGATTGTGCTGCACTATAAGGAAAACGGCCAGGATGAGGTCTCGGATCGGATTCTGCACGGGGATACCGCCCAGGCAACCTTCACCATCCGCAGCGGTATGACCGACTGCTGGGTAGAGGAGGATATGACCGGCCTGGACGGGTACACCAGCACGCTGTCGGTCAGCGAGGACGGCACCACCTATACCTTTACCAACACCAGCAGCAAGACCGTGACGATCAGCAAGCGCAGCCTGTCCGGCACCGAGGAACTTCCTGGCGCTCAGATGGAACTGTACTGTCTTTCCACCGACGGGACGGCCACCCTCATCGACAGCTGGACTTCGGGCAGCGACCCTCACACAGTGGCGCTGAACCCGGGCCGGTTCAACCTGCATGAGGAACTGGCCCCGGCGGGCTACGCGGTGAGCCAGGACATCCCCTTCACGGTGCGGGAGGACCTGACCGTACAACTGGACGGCGACACCGGCACGCTGGAGGGGGACACCCTCATCGTGACGGACAAACCGCTGACCGTGAAATTTGCCAAGGTGGACAGCGCCGGCAATCCGCTGGCGGGGGCGGTGCTGACGCTGACCGACAAGACGGACGGCAAGGAAATCGACCGCTGGACCACCACCACAGAACCCCATGAGATTTCCATCCAGACCGAGGAAGGCACGGTACTTGTGGCGGGACACACCTACCTGCTCCATGAGGAAAGTGCCCCCGAGGGGTATCTGCTGGCGGAGGACGTGGAGTTTGTCTTCAACGGAGACGGCACCATTCCGAACCATGGCTATGCCACCGTGACGATGGAGGATCGCAGCGAAACACCGCCCACGGCGACGCCGCCGGCCGAAACGCCCACCCCCAAAACGCCGGGCGACACCACGCCGCCGGAGCGTGTCCAGACTGGGGACAGCCCCTGGATGTGGGTCTGGCTGGCGCTGGGGATTGTCTGCCTGTGTGCCGGGGCGGTGACGGGCCTGTTTTACTACCGCCGGTCTCATATACCGGCCTACTGGCGATTGGGGATGCGTGATGAATGA
- a CDS encoding MFS transporter, protein MTQNNNSWRKTYFTLLAGQAISFISSGILQMAIIFYLVAKTNSAIILTAATLIGFLPQACLGPFAGAFVDRHSRKSVMIGADLIIAAAGGILALVAFYMELPVWSIMVVLLIRSAGTAFHSPAFSAATPMIVPKEELTKCAGYTQTMQAVSAIISPAAAAFLYAVWPLNAIILLDIVGAILACVTVAISSIPTPELCPETKRQQFLQDMKEGYVVLKQNRGLFALLWIGVIYMFFYMPISTLFPLICMSYFKGTPAHASAAEIAFAVGMLLGGVILSIWGGFKKRRYTIGLSVLLMGVSNMLSGLLPPDAFLVFVVCCTVMGISAPFYGVQNAIFQETVKPEYLGRVFSLLTSAASLAMPFGLVISGPLAERLGVEKWFVICGIGIIIVALAVFLLPGLREIDNTQ, encoded by the coding sequence ATGACCCAAAACAACAATTCATGGAGAAAAACTTATTTTACACTTCTTGCCGGACAAGCAATATCCTTTATTAGCAGCGGTATTTTGCAAATGGCCATTATCTTTTATTTGGTTGCGAAAACTAATTCTGCAATCATATTGACGGCGGCAACACTGATTGGATTTTTGCCGCAAGCCTGTTTAGGCCCGTTTGCAGGTGCTTTTGTTGACCGGCACAGCCGTAAAAGCGTAATGATTGGTGCGGATTTGATAATTGCCGCCGCTGGCGGTATTCTGGCGCTGGTGGCGTTTTACATGGAATTGCCCGTATGGTCTATTATGGTTGTCCTGTTAATCCGAAGTGCGGGAACTGCTTTTCATTCTCCAGCATTCAGCGCAGCAACACCTATGATTGTGCCAAAAGAGGAACTTACAAAATGCGCTGGTTACACGCAGACCATGCAAGCAGTAAGTGCGATTATCAGTCCAGCTGCCGCAGCGTTTTTATATGCTGTTTGGCCTCTTAATGCAATTATATTGTTAGATATTGTGGGTGCAATCCTTGCCTGTGTGACTGTTGCGATTTCGTCCATACCAACGCCTGAACTATGTCCAGAAACGAAAAGACAACAGTTTTTACAGGATATGAAAGAGGGGTATGTGGTATTAAAGCAAAACAGGGGCCTCTTTGCTCTGCTCTGGATTGGTGTAATTTATATGTTCTTTTATATGCCAATCAGTACGCTTTTTCCTCTCATCTGTATGTCATACTTCAAAGGAACACCGGCCCATGCCTCTGCCGCTGAAATTGCTTTTGCGGTTGGTATGCTGCTTGGCGGAGTCATTCTGAGCATTTGGGGCGGTTTTAAGAAACGGCGGTACACCATCGGTCTTTCCGTTCTCCTGATGGGCGTTAGCAATATGCTCTCCGGGCTTTTGCCGCCAGACGCATTTCTTGTCTTTGTTGTGTGCTGTACTGTTATGGGAATTTCCGCTCCATTTTACGGTGTGCAAAATGCGATTTTTCAAGAAACGGTCAAACCAGAATATCTGGGGAGAGTTTTTTCTCTACTGACAAGCGCCGCTTCCCTCGCCATGCCGTTTGGCCTTGTCATTTCCGGGCCTCTGGCGGAGCGGCTGGGAGTTGAGAAATGGTTTGTCATTTGCGGAATTGGCATTATCATCGTTGCGCTTGCCGTATTTTTACTACCCGGTTTGAGAGAGATTGACAATACGCAATAA
- a CDS encoding cysteine-rich VLP domain-containing protein → MSKRPYQHLPPLEHRPDGSPYRITPPQKRRASGLIRRECCNCEDGNCLALDDGDTCACPQMISFSVCCKWFRWAVLPLDRTLEAEIYRDRDLKRCAECGGVFVPKSNRGKYCPDCAARVHRRQKTESERKRRSAVDS, encoded by the coding sequence ATGAGCAAAAGACCCTATCAACACCTGCCGCCGCTGGAACACAGGCCGGACGGCTCCCCCTACCGCATAACCCCGCCCCAGAAGAGACGAGCCAGCGGCCTGATACGCCGGGAGTGCTGCAACTGCGAGGACGGAAACTGCCTTGCGCTGGACGATGGCGACACCTGCGCCTGTCCGCAGATGATTTCGTTCTCCGTCTGCTGCAAGTGGTTCCGCTGGGCGGTCTTGCCGCTGGACAGGACGCTGGAAGCGGAGATTTACCGGGACAGGGACTTGAAACGCTGTGCGGAGTGCGGCGGTGTGTTCGTCCCGAAGTCCAACCGGGGCAAATACTGCCCGGACTGCGCCGCCAGAGTTCACAGGCGGCAGAAAACAGAAAGTGAACGGAAAAGGAGGTCTGCTGTGGACAGTTAA